A region of Bombus huntii isolate Logan2020A chromosome 15, iyBomHunt1.1, whole genome shotgun sequence DNA encodes the following proteins:
- the LOC126873700 gene encoding protein O-GlcNAcase isoform X1, whose translation MAETNGAANLNTKNGNFICGVVEGFYGRPWTTEQRKDLFQKLKKWGMDSYLYAPKDDYKHRAYWRDLYTVEEAEHLTGLITAARECGITFYYALSPGLDITYSSAKEVSVLKRKLEQVSQFGCTAFALLFDDIEPEMSEADKEVFQSFAHAQVSVTNDIFQHLGQPRFLLCPTQYCATRAMPNVASSEYLNTLGSKLAQEIDIMWTGPKVISRLLTVESIEEITEVLRRPPVIWDNLHANDYDQKRVFLGPYSGRSPDLIPKLRGVLTNPNCEYGANFIAIHTLAQWSRCNVDGKRDLSLNDTVSADIKLETETEDGVLGEDVPLTMSPNIYHPRHALKNAITDWLVEFNKKRSAWGVIAKPQPCVAPTVPIPIIPSVNTCMSLTSTTTTTTVPATPTPVNNSNHLQALAEVCSSVTTTDSYVQPATGPVMNSLVSETTVVSEPIIPSISTSVENVPNSNTLSSMEPMDCNTTPNNSPAHAAKIQTEDDAMVENTSTCSEASGSMQVEVDGTSPVVNGTQMIVENDSENHDNSDNAYQESQESIDADKRLTQEDLSLLCDLFYLPFEHGGQGIQLLQEFNWLKSNAHVVMRKSKEDETVSESDIEEWHTRAAKLNDMCNAVNRLFQRLTYCNNRELLYDLYSYVWDMRGVVSLLNSYVKWLAFGRFPSTMTTFTQGSYTWFSNGWKETFMSGEQEPWVFRGGLTADLQRLIPVDSGNDLFVYKAPEVPSSKIYTIRPYLASDEDAVYDVCNKICGCVGSSAVADRLVGGYITLSPELCMVVEDENEIVGYALAALNVKSYYQKLSVSLIPELRMKYPLEDNINELPQNVQDAIQYFHSFVADVPEQLCRQHPSKLLCAVLPSVTDQSVPKRIITCILAALRANGSFGVHTTMSNTDKESHEFYSKLGFVDLNPAHEEHPGIKTMCRSF comes from the exons ATGGCGGAGACAAATGGGGCCGCAAATTTGAATACGAAAAATGGCAATTTTATCTGCGGCGTCGTCGAAG GTTTTTATGGGCGACCTTGGACTACAGAACAAAGGaaagatttatttcaaaa ATTAAAAAAATGGGGTATGGATTCGTATTTATATGCTCCAAAAGACGATTACAAGCATCGAGCATATTGGAGAGACTTATACACGGTAGAAGAAGCAGAACATTTGACAGGGTTGATAACAGCTGCAAGAGAATGTGGTATCACATTTTATTATGCATTATCACCAGGATTGGATATCACTTATTCAAGTGCAAAGGAAGTTAGtgtattaaaaagaaaattagagCAAGTTAGCCAGTTTGGCTGTACTGCATTTGCATTATTATTTGATGATATAGAGCCAGAAATGAGTGAAGCAGATAAAGAAGTATTTCAGTCTTTTGCTCATGCACAA GTTTCTGTTAcaaatgatatttttcaacATCTTGGCCAACCTAGATTTTTATTGTGTCCAACACAATATTGTGCAACTCGGGCAATGCCAAATGTAGCATCTTCAGAGTATCTTAACACACTTGGTAGTAAACTGGCTCAAGAAATTGATATAATGTGGACTGGTCCTAAAGTAATATCCAGACTTCTAACTGTTGAGTCCATTGAAGAGATTACAGAAGTTCTGAGGAGGCCACCAGTCATATGGGATAATTTACATGCCAATGATTATGATCAGAAACGAGTATTCTTAGGACCATATTCTGGTAGATCTCCTGACCTGATTCCTAAACTCAGAGGTGTTTTAACCAATCCTAATTGTGAATATGGAGCAAATTTTATAGCAATTCATACATTAGCTCAATGGAGTAGATGTAATGTTGATGGGAAAAGGGATTTAAGTTTAA ATGACACTGTATCAGCTGACATAAAATTAGAGACTGAAACAGAAGATGGTGTGCTTGGTGAAGATGTTCCTTTAACAATGTCTCCAAATATATATCATCCTCGGCACGCTTTGAAAAATGCTATTACCGATTGGTTAGTGGAATTTAACAAAAAACGATCTGCATGGGGTGTCATAGCGAAGCCACAGCCATGTGTCGCTCCAACCGTACCAATTCCAATAATTCCCTCTGTAAATACATGTATGAGTCTCACATCCACGACGACTACAACTACCGTTCCTGCAACACCGACGCCAGTAAATAATTCCAATCATCTTCAAGCATTGGCTGAGGTTTGCTCAAGTGTGACAACTACTGACAGCTACGTACAACCTGCCACTGGTCCCGTCATGAATTCTTTGGTATCTGAAACGACTGTTGTTAGTGAACCCATTATTCCATCAATTTCTACTAGTGTGGAAAATGTACCAAATTCAAATACTTTGTCATCAATGGAACCAATGGATTGTAATACAACACCTAATAATTCTCCAGCACATGCAGCCAAGATTCAAACAGAGGATGATGCTATGGTAGAAAATACTTCT ACATGTAGTGAAGCCTCTGGCAGTATGCAAGTAGAAGTGGATGGCACCTCCCCTGTTGTAAATGGTACTCAGAtgattgttgaaaatgacagTGAAAATCATGATAACAGTGATAATGCATATCAAGAGTCTCAAGAATCGATAGATGCCGACAAGCGATTGACGCAAGAAGATTTATCACTGTTATGCGATCTTTTTTATCTGCCATTTGAACATGGTGGTCAAGGCATTCAATTACTGCAAGAGTTTAATTGGTTGAAAAGTAATGCTCACGTTGTTATGAGAAAATCAAAAGAGGATGAAACTGTATCAGAATCTGAT atCGAAGAATGGCACACGCGAGCAGCTAAGTTAAACGATATGTGCAATGCCGTAAATAGACTATTTCAAAGGCTTACATATTGTAATAATCGTGAGTTACTGTATGATCTGTATTCGTATGTGTGGGACATGCGAGGAGTCGTGTCTCTCTTAAACAGTTACGTGAAATGGTTGG CGTTTGGCAGATTCCCGTCGACGATGACAACGTTTACCCAGGGAAGCTACACAT GGTTCTCGAATGGCtggaaagaaacttttatgaGTGGAGAACAAGAACCATGGGTATTCCGTGGAGGACTTACGGCTGATCTACAG agATTAATTCCAGTGGATAGTGGTAATGACTTATTTGTTTATAAAGCACCAGAAGTGCCCAGTAGTAAAATCTATACAATTAGACCTTACTTAGCAAGTGATGAAGATGCAGTTTATGATGTGTGCAATAAAATATGCGGCTGTGTGGGATCATCTGCAGTTGCAGATCG GTTGGTAGGCGGTTACATCACTTTGAGTCCAGAGCTGTGTATGGTTgtcgaagatgaaaatgaaatagtAGGCTATGCATTGGCTGCCTTAAATGTAAAGTCTTATTATCAGAAGTTATCTGTTTCTTTGATTCCTGAATTACGGATGAAATATCCATTGGAGGACAATATTAATGAATTACCACAGAATGTTCAG gaTGCCATACAGTATTTCCACTCATTTGTTGCGGATGTACCTGAACAATTGTGCAGACAGCATCCGTCAAAGCTGTTATGCGCTGTGTTACCAAGTGTTACGGACCAATCTGTCCCTAAAAGAATAATTACATGTATTCTTGCCGCTTTAAGAGCGAATG GTTCGTTCGGTGTACATACTACAATGTCAAATACAGACAAGGAGTCTCACGAGTTTTACAGTAAATTAGGCTTTGTCGACTTAAATCCAGCGCACGAGGAACATCCTGGAATCAAGACTATGTGTAGAAGTTTCTAA
- the LOC126873700 gene encoding protein O-GlcNAcase isoform X3 — MAETNGAANLNTKNGNFICGVVEGFYGRPWTTEQRKDLFQKLKKWGMDSYLYAPKDDYKHRAYWRDLYTVEEAEHLTGLITAARECGITFYYALSPGLDITYSSAKEVSVLKRKLEQVSQFGCTAFALLFDDIEPEMSEADKEVFQSFAHAQVSVTNDIFQHLGQPRFLLCPTQYCATRAMPNVASSEYLNTLGSKLAQEIDIMWTGPKVISRLLTVESIEEITEVLRRPPVIWDNLHANDYDQKRVFLGPYSGRSPDLIPKLRGVLTNPNCEYGANFIAIHTLAQWSRCNVDGKRDLSLNDTVSADIKLETETEDGVLGEDVPLTMSPNIYHPRHALKNAITDWLVEFNKKRSAWGVIAKPQPCVAPTVPIPIIPSVNTCMSLTSTTTTTTVPATPTPVNNSNHLQALAEVCSSVTTTDSYVQPATGPVMNSLVSETTVVSEPIIPSISTSVENVPNSNTLSSMEPMDCNTTPNNSPAHAAKIQTEDDAMVENTSTCSEASGSMQVEVDGTSPVVNGTQMIVENDSENHDNSDNAYQESQESIDADKRLTQEDLSLLCDLFYLPFEHGGQGIQLLQEFNWLKSNAHVVMRKSKEDETVSESDIEEWHTRAAKLNDMCNAVNRLFQRLTYCNNRELLYDLYSYVWDMRGVVSLLNSYVKWLGFSNGWKETFMSGEQEPWVFRGGLTADLQRLIPVDSGNDLFVYKAPEVPSSKIYTIRPYLASDEDAVYDVCNKICGCVGSSAVADRLVGGYITLSPELCMVVEDENEIVGYALAALNVKSYYQKLSVSLIPELRMKYPLEDNINELPQNVQDAIQYFHSFVADVPEQLCRQHPSKLLCAVLPSVTDQSVPKRIITCILAALRANGSFGVHTTMSNTDKESHEFYSKLGFVDLNPAHEEHPGIKTMCRSF, encoded by the exons ATGGCGGAGACAAATGGGGCCGCAAATTTGAATACGAAAAATGGCAATTTTATCTGCGGCGTCGTCGAAG GTTTTTATGGGCGACCTTGGACTACAGAACAAAGGaaagatttatttcaaaa ATTAAAAAAATGGGGTATGGATTCGTATTTATATGCTCCAAAAGACGATTACAAGCATCGAGCATATTGGAGAGACTTATACACGGTAGAAGAAGCAGAACATTTGACAGGGTTGATAACAGCTGCAAGAGAATGTGGTATCACATTTTATTATGCATTATCACCAGGATTGGATATCACTTATTCAAGTGCAAAGGAAGTTAGtgtattaaaaagaaaattagagCAAGTTAGCCAGTTTGGCTGTACTGCATTTGCATTATTATTTGATGATATAGAGCCAGAAATGAGTGAAGCAGATAAAGAAGTATTTCAGTCTTTTGCTCATGCACAA GTTTCTGTTAcaaatgatatttttcaacATCTTGGCCAACCTAGATTTTTATTGTGTCCAACACAATATTGTGCAACTCGGGCAATGCCAAATGTAGCATCTTCAGAGTATCTTAACACACTTGGTAGTAAACTGGCTCAAGAAATTGATATAATGTGGACTGGTCCTAAAGTAATATCCAGACTTCTAACTGTTGAGTCCATTGAAGAGATTACAGAAGTTCTGAGGAGGCCACCAGTCATATGGGATAATTTACATGCCAATGATTATGATCAGAAACGAGTATTCTTAGGACCATATTCTGGTAGATCTCCTGACCTGATTCCTAAACTCAGAGGTGTTTTAACCAATCCTAATTGTGAATATGGAGCAAATTTTATAGCAATTCATACATTAGCTCAATGGAGTAGATGTAATGTTGATGGGAAAAGGGATTTAAGTTTAA ATGACACTGTATCAGCTGACATAAAATTAGAGACTGAAACAGAAGATGGTGTGCTTGGTGAAGATGTTCCTTTAACAATGTCTCCAAATATATATCATCCTCGGCACGCTTTGAAAAATGCTATTACCGATTGGTTAGTGGAATTTAACAAAAAACGATCTGCATGGGGTGTCATAGCGAAGCCACAGCCATGTGTCGCTCCAACCGTACCAATTCCAATAATTCCCTCTGTAAATACATGTATGAGTCTCACATCCACGACGACTACAACTACCGTTCCTGCAACACCGACGCCAGTAAATAATTCCAATCATCTTCAAGCATTGGCTGAGGTTTGCTCAAGTGTGACAACTACTGACAGCTACGTACAACCTGCCACTGGTCCCGTCATGAATTCTTTGGTATCTGAAACGACTGTTGTTAGTGAACCCATTATTCCATCAATTTCTACTAGTGTGGAAAATGTACCAAATTCAAATACTTTGTCATCAATGGAACCAATGGATTGTAATACAACACCTAATAATTCTCCAGCACATGCAGCCAAGATTCAAACAGAGGATGATGCTATGGTAGAAAATACTTCT ACATGTAGTGAAGCCTCTGGCAGTATGCAAGTAGAAGTGGATGGCACCTCCCCTGTTGTAAATGGTACTCAGAtgattgttgaaaatgacagTGAAAATCATGATAACAGTGATAATGCATATCAAGAGTCTCAAGAATCGATAGATGCCGACAAGCGATTGACGCAAGAAGATTTATCACTGTTATGCGATCTTTTTTATCTGCCATTTGAACATGGTGGTCAAGGCATTCAATTACTGCAAGAGTTTAATTGGTTGAAAAGTAATGCTCACGTTGTTATGAGAAAATCAAAAGAGGATGAAACTGTATCAGAATCTGAT atCGAAGAATGGCACACGCGAGCAGCTAAGTTAAACGATATGTGCAATGCCGTAAATAGACTATTTCAAAGGCTTACATATTGTAATAATCGTGAGTTACTGTATGATCTGTATTCGTATGTGTGGGACATGCGAGGAGTCGTGTCTCTCTTAAACAGTTACGTGAAATGGTTGG GGTTCTCGAATGGCtggaaagaaacttttatgaGTGGAGAACAAGAACCATGGGTATTCCGTGGAGGACTTACGGCTGATCTACAG agATTAATTCCAGTGGATAGTGGTAATGACTTATTTGTTTATAAAGCACCAGAAGTGCCCAGTAGTAAAATCTATACAATTAGACCTTACTTAGCAAGTGATGAAGATGCAGTTTATGATGTGTGCAATAAAATATGCGGCTGTGTGGGATCATCTGCAGTTGCAGATCG GTTGGTAGGCGGTTACATCACTTTGAGTCCAGAGCTGTGTATGGTTgtcgaagatgaaaatgaaatagtAGGCTATGCATTGGCTGCCTTAAATGTAAAGTCTTATTATCAGAAGTTATCTGTTTCTTTGATTCCTGAATTACGGATGAAATATCCATTGGAGGACAATATTAATGAATTACCACAGAATGTTCAG gaTGCCATACAGTATTTCCACTCATTTGTTGCGGATGTACCTGAACAATTGTGCAGACAGCATCCGTCAAAGCTGTTATGCGCTGTGTTACCAAGTGTTACGGACCAATCTGTCCCTAAAAGAATAATTACATGTATTCTTGCCGCTTTAAGAGCGAATG GTTCGTTCGGTGTACATACTACAATGTCAAATACAGACAAGGAGTCTCACGAGTTTTACAGTAAATTAGGCTTTGTCGACTTAAATCCAGCGCACGAGGAACATCCTGGAATCAAGACTATGTGTAGAAGTTTCTAA
- the LOC126873700 gene encoding protein O-GlcNAcase isoform X2, which translates to MAETNGAANLNTKNGNFICGVVEGFYGRPWTTEQRKDLFQKLKKWGMDSYLYAPKDDYKHRAYWRDLYTVEEAEHLTGLITAARECGITFYYALSPGLDITYSSAKEVSVLKRKLEQVSQFGCTAFALLFDDIEPEMSEADKEVFQSFAHAQVSVTNDIFQHLGQPRFLLCPTQYCATRAMPNVASSEYLNTLGSKLAQEIDIMWTGPKVISRLLTVESIEEITEVLRRPPVIWDNLHANDYDQKRVFLGPYSGRSPDLIPKLRGVLTNPNCEYGANFIAIHTLAQWSRCNVDGKRDLSLNDTVSADIKLETETEDGVLGEDVPLTMSPNIYHPRHALKNAITDWLVEFNKKRSAWGVIAKPQPCVAPTVPIPIIPSVNTCMSLTSTTTTTTVPATPTPVNNSNHLQALAEVCSSVTTTDSYVQPATGPVMNSLVSETTVVSEPIIPSISTSVENVPNSNTLSSMEPMDCNTTPNNSPAHAAKIQTEDDAMTCSEASGSMQVEVDGTSPVVNGTQMIVENDSENHDNSDNAYQESQESIDADKRLTQEDLSLLCDLFYLPFEHGGQGIQLLQEFNWLKSNAHVVMRKSKEDETVSESDIEEWHTRAAKLNDMCNAVNRLFQRLTYCNNRELLYDLYSYVWDMRGVVSLLNSYVKWLAFGRFPSTMTTFTQGSYTWFSNGWKETFMSGEQEPWVFRGGLTADLQRLIPVDSGNDLFVYKAPEVPSSKIYTIRPYLASDEDAVYDVCNKICGCVGSSAVADRLVGGYITLSPELCMVVEDENEIVGYALAALNVKSYYQKLSVSLIPELRMKYPLEDNINELPQNVQDAIQYFHSFVADVPEQLCRQHPSKLLCAVLPSVTDQSVPKRIITCILAALRANGSFGVHTTMSNTDKESHEFYSKLGFVDLNPAHEEHPGIKTMCRSF; encoded by the exons ATGGCGGAGACAAATGGGGCCGCAAATTTGAATACGAAAAATGGCAATTTTATCTGCGGCGTCGTCGAAG GTTTTTATGGGCGACCTTGGACTACAGAACAAAGGaaagatttatttcaaaa ATTAAAAAAATGGGGTATGGATTCGTATTTATATGCTCCAAAAGACGATTACAAGCATCGAGCATATTGGAGAGACTTATACACGGTAGAAGAAGCAGAACATTTGACAGGGTTGATAACAGCTGCAAGAGAATGTGGTATCACATTTTATTATGCATTATCACCAGGATTGGATATCACTTATTCAAGTGCAAAGGAAGTTAGtgtattaaaaagaaaattagagCAAGTTAGCCAGTTTGGCTGTACTGCATTTGCATTATTATTTGATGATATAGAGCCAGAAATGAGTGAAGCAGATAAAGAAGTATTTCAGTCTTTTGCTCATGCACAA GTTTCTGTTAcaaatgatatttttcaacATCTTGGCCAACCTAGATTTTTATTGTGTCCAACACAATATTGTGCAACTCGGGCAATGCCAAATGTAGCATCTTCAGAGTATCTTAACACACTTGGTAGTAAACTGGCTCAAGAAATTGATATAATGTGGACTGGTCCTAAAGTAATATCCAGACTTCTAACTGTTGAGTCCATTGAAGAGATTACAGAAGTTCTGAGGAGGCCACCAGTCATATGGGATAATTTACATGCCAATGATTATGATCAGAAACGAGTATTCTTAGGACCATATTCTGGTAGATCTCCTGACCTGATTCCTAAACTCAGAGGTGTTTTAACCAATCCTAATTGTGAATATGGAGCAAATTTTATAGCAATTCATACATTAGCTCAATGGAGTAGATGTAATGTTGATGGGAAAAGGGATTTAAGTTTAA ATGACACTGTATCAGCTGACATAAAATTAGAGACTGAAACAGAAGATGGTGTGCTTGGTGAAGATGTTCCTTTAACAATGTCTCCAAATATATATCATCCTCGGCACGCTTTGAAAAATGCTATTACCGATTGGTTAGTGGAATTTAACAAAAAACGATCTGCATGGGGTGTCATAGCGAAGCCACAGCCATGTGTCGCTCCAACCGTACCAATTCCAATAATTCCCTCTGTAAATACATGTATGAGTCTCACATCCACGACGACTACAACTACCGTTCCTGCAACACCGACGCCAGTAAATAATTCCAATCATCTTCAAGCATTGGCTGAGGTTTGCTCAAGTGTGACAACTACTGACAGCTACGTACAACCTGCCACTGGTCCCGTCATGAATTCTTTGGTATCTGAAACGACTGTTGTTAGTGAACCCATTATTCCATCAATTTCTACTAGTGTGGAAAATGTACCAAATTCAAATACTTTGTCATCAATGGAACCAATGGATTGTAATACAACACCTAATAATTCTCCAGCACATGCAGCCAAGATTCAAACAGAGGATGATGCTATG ACATGTAGTGAAGCCTCTGGCAGTATGCAAGTAGAAGTGGATGGCACCTCCCCTGTTGTAAATGGTACTCAGAtgattgttgaaaatgacagTGAAAATCATGATAACAGTGATAATGCATATCAAGAGTCTCAAGAATCGATAGATGCCGACAAGCGATTGACGCAAGAAGATTTATCACTGTTATGCGATCTTTTTTATCTGCCATTTGAACATGGTGGTCAAGGCATTCAATTACTGCAAGAGTTTAATTGGTTGAAAAGTAATGCTCACGTTGTTATGAGAAAATCAAAAGAGGATGAAACTGTATCAGAATCTGAT atCGAAGAATGGCACACGCGAGCAGCTAAGTTAAACGATATGTGCAATGCCGTAAATAGACTATTTCAAAGGCTTACATATTGTAATAATCGTGAGTTACTGTATGATCTGTATTCGTATGTGTGGGACATGCGAGGAGTCGTGTCTCTCTTAAACAGTTACGTGAAATGGTTGG CGTTTGGCAGATTCCCGTCGACGATGACAACGTTTACCCAGGGAAGCTACACAT GGTTCTCGAATGGCtggaaagaaacttttatgaGTGGAGAACAAGAACCATGGGTATTCCGTGGAGGACTTACGGCTGATCTACAG agATTAATTCCAGTGGATAGTGGTAATGACTTATTTGTTTATAAAGCACCAGAAGTGCCCAGTAGTAAAATCTATACAATTAGACCTTACTTAGCAAGTGATGAAGATGCAGTTTATGATGTGTGCAATAAAATATGCGGCTGTGTGGGATCATCTGCAGTTGCAGATCG GTTGGTAGGCGGTTACATCACTTTGAGTCCAGAGCTGTGTATGGTTgtcgaagatgaaaatgaaatagtAGGCTATGCATTGGCTGCCTTAAATGTAAAGTCTTATTATCAGAAGTTATCTGTTTCTTTGATTCCTGAATTACGGATGAAATATCCATTGGAGGACAATATTAATGAATTACCACAGAATGTTCAG gaTGCCATACAGTATTTCCACTCATTTGTTGCGGATGTACCTGAACAATTGTGCAGACAGCATCCGTCAAAGCTGTTATGCGCTGTGTTACCAAGTGTTACGGACCAATCTGTCCCTAAAAGAATAATTACATGTATTCTTGCCGCTTTAAGAGCGAATG GTTCGTTCGGTGTACATACTACAATGTCAAATACAGACAAGGAGTCTCACGAGTTTTACAGTAAATTAGGCTTTGTCGACTTAAATCCAGCGCACGAGGAACATCCTGGAATCAAGACTATGTGTAGAAGTTTCTAA